The genomic region CGCACGCCCGCACATCGAGTAGTTGCCGGCGCCGTAGGAGCCGCCGATCACCACGGTCAGCTTCGGCACCCGCGCGCACGCCACCGCCGTGACCATCTTGGCGCCGTGTTTGGCGATGCCACCCGCCTCGTAGTCGCGGCCCACCATGAAGCCCGAGATGTTCTGCAGGAACACCAGCGGGGTGTTGCGCTTGTCGCACAGTTCGATGAAATGCGCGCCCTTGAGCGCGGATTCACCGAACAGCACCCCGTTGTTGGCGATGATGCCGACCGGGTGGCCGTGGATGCGGGCGAACCCGGTGACCAGGGTGGTGCCGTATTCGGCCTTGAACTCCGCGAAGTCGCCGCCGTCGACGATGCGGGTGACGACCTCGTGCACGTCGTAGGGCACCCGGGAGTCGACCGGGACGACGTCGTAGAGCTCGGTCTGGTCGGCGATGGGGTCCACCGTCGGCAGCACGTCCCACGGCGGGGCCTGTTTGGGTCCGAGCGTCGCGACGATGCGCCGCACGATGCGCAGCGCGTCGCGGTCGTCGTGCGCGAGATGGTCGGTCACACCGGAGGTCTTGGAGTGCAGGTCGCCGCCGCCGAGCTCCTCGGCGGTCACCACCTCACCCGTCGCCGCCTTCACCAGCGGTGGGCCGCCGAGGAAGATGGTGCCCTGGTTGCGCACGATCACGGCCTCGTCGCTCATCGCGGGCACGTACGCCCCGCCGGCGGTGCAGGATCCGAGCACCGCCGCGATCTGCGGGATGCCCTGCGCGGACATGGTGGCCTGGTTGTAGAAGATGCGGCCGAAGTGGTCGCGGTCGGGGAACACCTCGTCCTGGCGCGGCAGGAACGCCCCGCCGGAGTCGACGAGATAGATGCACGGCAGCCGGTTCTGCGCGGCGACCTCCTGGGCGCGCAGGTGCTTCTTCACCGTGATCGGGTAGTACGTGCCGCCCTTGACGGTGGCGTCGTTGGCGACGATCACGCACTCGCGGCCGGACACCCGCCCGATACCGGTGATGATCCCCGCGCCCGGGCACTCGTCGTCGTACATGCCGTTGGCCGCCAGCGGCGTGAGCTCCAGGAACGGGCTGCCCGGATCGAGCAGACCGTCCACCCGGTCCCGGGGCAGGAGCTTGCCGCGGCTGACGTGGCGCTCGCGGGCGCGTTCCGGTCCGCCCAGCGCGGCGGCGGCCAGTTTCGAACGAAGCTCGTCAACCAGCGCGAGGTGTGCCTCGCGATGTGTAGACCGCGGTGTCATCGGCGACCCGTTCTCAGTTAATGGCGACTAACTCGTGGTACGTTAGCCACGATTAACTGAGTTGTCTAGAGCCTCGGAGCCGCTGTGTCCCCTACGGTCCCCGACGCGACCGCGCGCAGCAGGGCCAAGTCCGACCGCCGGTCCAAACTGATCGCCGCGGCGGAGCGGTTGATGGCCGACCGCGGCTATCTCGCGGTGCGGCTGGAGGACATCGGCGCCGCCGCCGGCGTCAGCGGTCCGGCGATCTACCGGCACTTCCCGAACAAGGAGGCGCTGCTCGTCGAGTTGCTGGTCGGCATCAGCACGCGGCTGCTCGCCGGGGGCCGCGAGGTGGTCGCCAACGCACAGGATCCGCGCCGGGCGCTGGACGGGCTGATCGAGTTCCACCTCGACTTCGCACTGGGCGAGCCCGATCTCATCCGGATCCAGGACCGCGATCTGAACAATCTGCCGCCCGCCGCCAAGCGCCAGGTGCGCAAATCGCAGCGGCAGTACGTCGAGATCTGGGTGGATGTGCTTCGGCGGCTTAACGATTCGCTCGACGAGGGCGATGCGCGGGTGATGGCCCATGCGGCGTTCGGCCTGATGAACTCGACACCGCATGCGCTCAAGCCGAACACGAAAACGACCGAGACCAACCCGCGGGTCATCTTGAAGGCGATGACCGTCGCGGCGTTGGCCTCGGTCGGTTAAGCGGTTAGATCAGGGCCGGTTAATACCAGGCTCGCCTGCCACCGACCGGGCGGCCGACCGAGCCGAGGATCCAGAACACGGCGCCGACGACCATCAGGATGACGCCGATCGTCCAGAGGATGTTGATCCCGAGAACCAGCCCGAGGATCAGCAGGATTGCTCCGAGAATGATCATGATTGTTCCTTTCGAACTCTTCCGAAACTTCCAGTGACTACTGGCTGGGCTCGGGCAGGTTGCAGCTGCTGACCTTGGGGTTGACGCCCGCGTAGTTGAGCGGACCGACGACCACCGTCAGCGCGATGCTTCCCGCTGTCGCGCAATTGGTTTCACTGGTGGAGAAGTAACCCCGCTGGTAGGCGGCGACGACACCGATGAGCAACCAGACGAGGACGATGACGCCCAGGATTCCGCCGCCTCGCATGCTGTGCCTCCTTAGTCGGGGGACTCGAATCACCTGAACTCGAGCGTGAGCAGCGTTTACCCGGCGGAAAATTCACCCAAACCTGGCCGGGGCGACAATTTGATCAAGAAATTCGGTCACGCCGAGGCGGCCGCGCTGAACGACGTGAGCAGCCACTCGGTCATCGCCTTGACCAGCACCGCCCGGTTCTCGCGGCGGTCGATCTCATGGCCGTCGTCGTCGAAGGTCAGCAGTTCGGTGCGGCGGCCCAGCGCGCGCAGCGTGTCGTACATCTGCAGGGATTCGGTGGGCGGCACGTTGGTGTCGTTGAGGCCGTGCACCAGCAGCAGCGGCGCGGTGAGCGCGTCGGCGCGCTGCAGCGGCGACAGCTGCTCGAGCAGGTCGCGGTCGCTGATCGGGTGGCCGTATTTGGGGTACGCCGCCGCGGCGATCCACGGTTCGGTGGTGCGGTACCAGGTGTTCAGGTCGCTCATGCCGCAGATGCTGATGCCCGCGGCGAACCGGTCGGGGTGAAACGTCAGCGCCGCCTGCGTGAGGTAGCCGCCGTAGGACCAGCCGCAGCAGGCGATGCGGTCCGCCGGGGCCACCCCACGCTCGACGAGGTGGTCGACGGCGTCGGCGACGTCGTCGATGGCGGCGAACCGGCGCTCGCGGTCGTCGGCGTGCATGAAGCTGCGCCCGAACCCGCCCGAGCCGCGCACGTTGGGCACGAACACCGCGATGCCCTGCTCCAGCAGCGGCGGGAAGAACTCGTTGTACCCGGGCCTGCCCTGGCCCTCGGGCCCGCCGTGCAGGAACAGCATCGCCCCGATCGTCGGCACCCCGGCGGGCGGGCGGAACAGCCAGCCGCTGAACGGCAGGCCGTCGCGCGCGACGAGTCTCTCCAGGGTCGGGTCGGCGGCCACCGGACCGGAGCTGGGTTCGCGGTCGACGGGCTCCCATTCGCGGCTGCGCGGGTCGACGAGCTCGACGGTCGGCGGGGTGGACGGGCCCTCGACGGTCAGCGCCAGCATGTTGCCGCCGGCGCTGATGGACAGCTGGCTGGCCACCATGCCGGGCAGCGGGATCGGCGGGTGCAGCGTGTTGTCGGCCAGCTCGAGGATCTGTAATTCACTGGCGCCCTGCATGTTCCACAGCAGCGCCACCGTCGAGAGGTCGTCGCTGACGGTGAACTCGTCGAGCTCGCAGTCGGGCCGCTCGGCCAGCACCTGGTAGGCGACGCCGTCGGGGGTGACGGTGACCTCCAGCAGGCGGGCGTACTCGGCGCCGTTCTCGCTGCGAATCAGGGCGCGCAGATAGCCGTCGGGGTTGTCGGGTCCGTACGGGTGGTACAGCTCGAAGGTCTCCCCCTCCAAGCCGGCGCGCAACCGGCGCGGGCGCTGGTCGTCGAGGATCACACCGGTGTCGGTCGTCGAGCCGGGATCGTAAGGCAGCAGCGCGGTTTCGATTCCGTCGCGCAACATGATCAGGTCGCGGTAGCCGCGGGGGCCGACGCGCACCAGCGCCGCACCGGCCCAGGCGTCGACCAGGCGGCCGCCGGAGCGGCGGTCGAGCACCGTGGTCGCGCCGGTGGCCGGGTCGATCAGACACGAGCTGCCGACCCCGTCGTCGCCGGTGAGGATCGCCGCGACCCGGGTGCCGTCCCAGTTGATCAGTTCGGCGGTGCCCTCGGTGGTCCCGTCCGGCCACGAGTCGATGCGATGCGCGTCACGGTCGTCGGGATCGGTTGTCACCACCCAGATCTGGGTGCGGCTACTGCCGTCGGGGGCCACCTCGCAGGCCAGCCAGTGGCCGTCGGCGGAGTGCAGCACCCGGGTGACCGGCCCGTCGACGGGCAGTTCGACGTCGCGTGAGGAGCTGGCCCGCCAGCCGCGCAGGAACCGCTGCACCGCGCGGGGGAAGCCGCCGTCGTCGACCAGATGGGCGAACGCCGTCGCGTCCGGTGACATGGACGCGCCGTAGACCCGGCGAACCTGCGTACCCACCGGTCTCATTCTGCATGCCGGAGCTGCCCGCCGCCGGGCGACCGTGACGGCGCTCGCGGCCAACTGTGCGGTTGCCCAGGTAGCCTCGCAGCCATGAGGTGGGCATGACCGAGACACCACGGCGCGGAAGCGGCGAGGAACCGCAGGCCTACGGCTATCCCGGGTACACCGACCCCGCATACGCCAGCCAGGCCTACGGCCCCACTTATCAACCGCCGGTGATACCCGCGCCTACCCGGCAGCTTCCGACGTACCCGGGCGGCTACGACCCGTACGGGACCGGCCAGTACTACGCGACGGGCCAGTACGGGCAGCCGCCGTACCCGCCGGGCGGGGAGCCGCCGCCGGAGCCGGAGAAGCCGAAGTCGCCGCGCTGGCTGTGGGCGCTGGCGGGCATCGCGGCGTTGACGGTGGTCGGGCTGGTGATCGCCCTGGTCATCGTGAACAGCTCCAAGCAGGAGACGCTGGTGGCGCCGCCGCCGATGGACGAGCCCAGCTTCAGCACGCCGCCGACGTCGCGCACCCCGACGACGGTGCCGCGGCCGACGGTGCCGCCGTCGACCAGGCCGTCGGTGCCGCGCCAGCCGGGGGTGCCCGCCCCCACGTATCCGACGTCGCCGCGCACCACCCAGCCGGGCGTCACGCAGACCGTCGTCTACGTCGTCAACGGCACCGGCCGGGCGATCAACATCACCTACGTCGACACCGGCGGCCTGCTGCAGACCGAGTTCAACGTGCTGCTGCCGTGGCGCAAGGAGGTGCAGTTGGCCGAGCCGGCGAGCTCGACGGCCAGCATCAGCATCATCAACGTCGGCCGCGAGGTGAACTGCTCGATCACCGTGGACGGGACCGTCGTCGAGCAGCGCACCGGCGCCGGCCTGACGATCTGCACCGGTATCCGCTAGCGCCGCGCGGGCACCCGCACCAGCAGCATCGCCACCAACCCGGCGGCCAGCACCGCGACCAGCCCGCCCATCCCGGCGCGGTCGGTGCCGAACATCGCGATGAACAGCGAGAACAGCATCGGCGCGACGTAGGACACCGCCCGGCCGGTGGTGGTGTAGAGGCCGAACGCCACTCCCTCCTTGCCCTCGGCGGACATCCGCAGCATCAGGGTGCGCGCGGCCGACAGCGTCGGGCCGATGAACAGGCACAGCGTCAGCCCGCACACCCAGAACGCCAGCGGGCCGTCGAGCGCCATCAGGGTCAGGGCGGTGGCGATCAGCGCGGTCAGCGACGCCACGATCACCGGTTTGGGGCCGAACCGGTCGTCGAGCAGACCGCCGAGTAGCGCGCCGAGCGCGGCGACGGTGCTGGCGCAGACGCCGAACAGCAGCACGTCGGCGCCGGATATGCCGTAGACGTTGACGCCGAGCACGGCGCCGAACGCGAAGATCCCGGTCAGCCCGTCGCGGAAGATGGCGCTGGCGATCAGGTAGTAGACGACGTTGTGGTCGCGGCGCCATTCGCTGACGATCTCCGTCCACAGCACCCGGTAGCCCCCGAAGAAGGCCCCGAGGACGCCGGTGGCCGCCCGGGGTTCGGCGTCGCGGGGCGCGCTGGGCACCGCGAACAGCACGGGCAGGGCGAACACCGCGAACCAGGCGGCGGTCAGCAGCATCGCCGCGCGCACGTTCTGGCCGTCGGCGGCGGGCAGGCCGAGCAGGCCGCGGGTGTCACCGTCGCCGGCGATGAAACCGAAGTAGGCGATCAGCAGCAGCGCGACGCTGCCGAGATAGCCCAGGCCTAAACCCATTCCGGAGATCTGGCCGGAGGTCTGCGGGGTGGACAGTTGCCGCAGCATCGCGTTGTACGGCACGGTGGCCAGCTCGTTGCACGCCACCGCCGCGGCCAGCAGCACCAGGCCGGGGACCAGGTAGTGGTAGTCGTCGCGGATGAGGCTCATCGCGGCGGTCAGCGCCACGGCGGCCACGGTCAGCACGGCCAGCACGCGGCGCCGCCGCCACGGCGCGTCGACCCAGACGCCGGTGACGGGCGCGAGCACCGCCACCACCACCCCGGCGATGCCGAGCGCCCAGCCCAGCCAGCTGGCCGGGCTGGCCGAGCCCGGCAGATCGTCGCCGACGGCGCTGGTCAGATAGACCGAGAACACGAATGTGACGACCATCGCGTTCAGGCCGGTCGCGCCGAAATCCCACAGCGCCCAGGCGGTGATCTGCCGCCGACCCCCGATCCGCACGGACGGCGGCGAATTGCTCATGGTCGCCCACGATATAGTCCCGCCCATGCCAGTTCCCGCTCCCAGTGCGGACGCCCGCGCCGTCGTCACCGGCGCTTCGCAGAACATCGGTGAGGCGCTGGCGGTCGAGCTCGCCGCCCGCGGCCACCACCTGATCATCACCGCCCGTCGCGAGGACGTGCTGCGCAAGCTGGCCGACCGGCTGACCGCGCAGTACGGCGTGACCGTCGAGGTGCGGCCCGTCGACCTGACCGACCCCGCCGCACGTGCGGCGTTCTGCGAGGAGCTGTCGACGCGCAACATCTCGATCCTGTGCGCCAACGCCGGTACCGCGACGTTCGGCCCGATCACCAAGCTGGATCCCGCCGGCGAGAAGGCGCAGGTGCAGCTGAACGTGCTCGGGGTGCACGACCTGGTGCTCGCGGTGCTGCCCGGCATGGTCGAGCGCAAGGCCGGCGGCATCCTGATTTCCGGTTCGGCGGCGGGCAATTCGCCGATCCCGAACAACGCGACCTACGCGGCCAGCAAGGCGTTCGCCAACACGTTCAGCGAGTCGCTGCGCGGCGAGCTGAAGAAGGACGGGGTGCACGTCACGCTGCTGGCCCCCGGCCCGGTGCGCGAGACGCTGCCCTCCGAGGAGGAGCAGTCGCTCGTGGAGCGGCTGATCCCGGACTTCCTGTGGATCTCGACGCAGTACACGGCCAAGCAGTCGCTGGATGCGTTGGAGCGCAACAAGATGCGCATCGTGCCCGGGGTGACGTCGAAGGCGATGTCGGTGGCCTCGGGGTACGCGCCGCGCGCGATCGTGACGCCGATCGTCGGCGCGATCTACAAGAAGCTCGGCGGCGGCTGAGCCTTCGTCAGCGGCGGCGCCGGGTGCGACGGCTGCCGGTGCCGAGGATGCTGCGGGTGATCTCGCGGCCGATCACGGTGCCCGCCGAACGCATCGCGCTCTTGAACGCCGGACTGTTGACCACCTTCTCGAACATGCTGGGCTCGACGGTCTTGCGCACCCGCACCTCGCCGGAGGTGCTGGCCTGACCCGAGACCGGCGGCAGCGGCGGCGGCAGCACGTCACCGGTCGCGGGCACCGGAGCCTGGGTGGGCTCGGGTTCGGCGTAGCGCGCGGTGAGCATCTCGTAGGCCGACTCGCCGTCGACGGTCTGGCCGTACTCGGCCTGCAGCGGGCTGGCCTTGGCCGCGGCGGCGATGGCGTCGGCGCCGATGGTGTCCATCAGTGAGCGCGGCGCACGCATCCGCGTCCACGCCACCGGGGTGGGCGCACCCTTCTCCGACAGCACGGTGACCACCGCCTCGCCGATCCCCAGCGAGGTCAGCGCCGACTTCAGGTCGTACACCGTGGTTTTCGGGTAGGTGCGGACGGTCTTGGTCAGCGCCTTCTCGTCGTCGGGGGTGAACGCCCGCAGCGCGTGCTGGATGCGCGCGCCGAGCTGGGAGAGCACGTCGTTGGGGACGTCGGTGGGCAGCTGGGTGCAGAAGAACACGCCGACGCCCTTGGAGCGGATCAGCTTCACCGTCTGCTCGACCTGCTCCAGGAACGCCTTGGAGGCGTCGTTGAACAGCAGGTGGGCCTCGTCGAAGAAAAACACCAGCTTGGGCTTGTCGAGGTCGCCGACCTCGGGCAGCGAGGTGAACAGGTCGGCCAGCACCCACATCAGGAAGGTGGAGAACAGCACCGGACGCAGGCCCTGGTTGCCGAGCTCGACGAGGGTGATGATGCCGCGCCCCTGCTCGTCGACGCGCAGCAGGTCCTCGGTCTCGAGTTCGGGTTCGCCGAAGAACGTGTCCCCGCCCTCGGCCTCGAGGTTGACCAGGGCGCGCAGGATGACGCCGGCGGTGGTCGGCGACACCGCGCCCAGGGATTTGAGCTCGGGCTTGCCCTCGTCGCTGGTGAGGTACTTGATCACCTCGCGCAGGTCCTTGAGGTCCAGCAGCGGCAGCCCCTTCTGGTCGGCCCAGTGGAAGATCAGGCCGAGGGTGGACTCCTGGGTCTGGTTCAGGCCGAGCACCTTCGACAGCAGGATCGGGCCGAAGCTGGAGATCGTCGCGCGCACCGGCACCCCGATGCCCTCGGTGCCCAGCGACAGGAACTCGACGGGGTAGCCGGTGGGGGTCCAGTCGTCGCCGGTGTCCCTGGCGCGCGCCTCGGTGTTGGCGTTGGCCTCCCCCGGCCGCGACAGCCCGGACAGGTCGCCCTTGATGTCGGCCATCACCACCGGCACCCCGGCGGCGGACAGCTGTTCGGCGAGCACCTGCAGGGACTTGGTCTTGCCGGTGCCGGTGGCGCCCGCGATCAGGCCGTGGCGGTTGACGGTGCGCAGCGGGATGCGGACCCGGGCGGTGGGGTCACAGACGCCGTCGACGACGACGGTGCCGAGCTCGAGTGCGGCGCCCGAAACGGCATACCCGGCGGCGATCTGCTGTGCGGGGGTGGCGGTCGGCTCACTGGTCACAGCAGGCACCCTAACCCGCGTCACGGCCGTTACGGGCGGGTGGAGCGGGCCTGGCGGGGCCGGAAGGCTTACTGTGAGCGTCGTGCGCGACGAACTGGTGTGGATCGACTGCGAGATGACAGGGCTCGATCTCAAGTCCGACCGGCTCATCGAGATTGCCGTACTGGTGACCGATGCGGACCTCAACATCCTCGGTGACGGCATCGACGTGGTGATCCACGCCGACGAGGAGGCGTTGTCCTCGATGATCCCGGTGGTCAAGGACATGCACACCCGCTCCGGCCTGATCGACGAGGTGCGGGCCTCGACGGTCACGGTGGCCGAGGCCGAGGAGATGGTGCTCAGCTACATCCGCGACCACGTCAAACAGGCGAAGACGGCGCCGCTGGCCGGCAACTCGATCGCCACCGACCGCGGCTTCATCGCCCGCGACATGCCCAAGCTCGACGACTACCTGCACTACCGGATGATCGACGTCAGCTCAATCAAGGAGTTGTGCCGGCGGTGGTATCCGCGGATCTACTTCGGGCAGCCGGAGAAGGGCCTGGCGCACCGCGCGCTGGCCGACATCCACGAGTCGATCCGCGAGCTCCAGTACTACCGGCGCACCGCGTTCGTCCCCCAGCCCGGGCCGTCTACCAGCGATATCGCGGCGATCGCCGGTGAGTTGGGCCCGCCGAACGGACAGACAAAGGGAGCCGATTCGGCTACTGAGCACCAGAGCGGCTAATATCGACAGGCCGCATCCGCCCGACAGGGTGAGCGCGGCGATGGTGGCTGTAGTTCAGTTGGTAGAGCACCAGGTTGTGATCCTGGCTGTCGCGGGTTCGAGTCCCGTCAGCCACCCCGACTGGTAACACCGCCCCACCTGCAGACGCGGGTGGGGCGGTGTTCTTTTCGGTCCTTACGCCGAACGTGAAGTTATGTGCGAGAAATCGCCGAAATCTCGACCACAAGCTCACGTTCGACGCGCGAGAACGGGCCTAGACGCCCGCGTTACCGGCCTTCCACTGCTCCCACGGGATGTTCCAGTCCCCCAGCCCGTCGGTGCCCGGCAGCGTCGAGCCCACGGTGTTGAGGACCTCGACGATGTCGCCGCGCTTGGTGTTCTCGTAGAACCACTGACCGTTGCTGGTGCTGACGTTGATGCAGCCGTGGCTGACGTTGGCCGAGCCCTGGCTGCCCACCGACCACGGCGCGGCGTGCACGTAGATGCCGCTGTAGGAGATCTGGGTGGCCCAGTCGACCTCGGTGCGATACCCGTTGGGCGAGTTGACCGGGACGCCGTAGGTCGACGAGTCCATCACCATGTGGCTGAACCGGTCGCCGACGATGTAGGTGCCCCGGTTGGTGGGCGTGCTGTTCTTGCCCATCGACACCGGCATGGTCTTGATCACCTCACCGTTGCGTTTCACCGTCATCGTCTTGGTGTTGTCGTCGACGATGGCGATCACCTCGTCGCCGATGGTGAAGTGCGTCGAGACATCGTCCTGGCCGAACAGGCCGTCACCCAGGTCGACGCCGTAGGTGTTCACCTCGACGGTGACCTTGGTGCCGGGCTTCCAGTACTCGGCCGGCCGCCACCGCACCTCGCGGTTGTTCAGCCAGTAGAACGCGCCCTCGACCGGCGGATCCGTTGTGATCTTGATCGCTTTCTGGGCGGCCAGCCGGTTCGGGATGTTCTCGTCGAACCGCACCGCCACCGGTTGGCCGACGCCGACGACCTCGCCCTCGCTGGGCACCACGTACGGCATGGTCAGGTTCTCGGGCGAATGCGTCTCGAACGTCATCTGCCGCCGGGTGACCCCGCCGAGGCCCAGCGACTCCGCGGTCAGCGTGTAGCGCTTGTTGAAGCCGAGCGGCTCAGCGGTGGACCAGGTCAGCCCGTCCGGGCTGAGTTCGCCCTGGATGGTGCGGCCGTCCTCGTTGGTCATGGTGACCGCGCCCAGCACCCCGCCCTCGGCGGTGACCGTCACCGGCGAGTCGACGCTGACGCCGACGGCGCCGTCGGTCACCGACGCGGTGAGCTTGGGAACCAGCAGATCGCCGAACGGGGTGCCCTTGTCGACGATCACCTGCGGCTCAGGCGCCGGCTGGTTGCCGCCGCAGGCCGACAGTGACAGCGCCAAGGCGGGGATCAGCACGATGGTCAGCAACCATGCACGCCGACGCGGACGGGCCACAGCACGGACTCGCCACATTTTATGAACTCCACCTCGCAGCCGACATCGAATGACGTTGGGACCAGTCTAAGGGCAATCTGCACCTGCGGAGCGGCGGCGGCGACGCATCCGAAAAACCCCTCGTGACCACGCGATTTCATATTGCAGCCCGAGGGCTGTTATTGTCTCACACGCAGCGCCGTTAGCTCAGTTGGTAGAGCAGCTGACTCTTAATCAGCGGGTCCGGGGTTCGAAACCCTGACGGCGCACTTTCAATTCACCGGGAAGACGCGATCGTGGCAACCGCCACGGTCGCGTCTGTTTTTTATCGGGCGTCTCAGCGGCGACACCATACCCTCGGGTATCCAACTGTCAAACGTTGCCACTTACTTTTCCGTTGATTTTTTCGCCGATCTTGTCCAGAATGCGAAGGAGTGTGCTGGAATCGACGCACACGCAGCTTTTTCACCCGCTGCCTGCGACAAAGCATCGTTGCGGAGAGAGAGGCTGCAGGATGAAATCTGCGAGTTTGATCAGGTCGAAGACAGGGACTTCTGCTACAGTTTTGTTAGCTGGAAGGGCTGCCACCGGACACGCACCGGTCACGGCAGATGGAAGATAAGGAATTAGCTGATGTCGCCGGTAGGCGGATCGTTCGGAAGGGGCGCCAGTGGCGCCGAGTCCGCCGAGGGCGTAACTCCGCAAATCCCCGTCTCGGTGTACACCTGCAGCCGGATCGGCCGCGTCGCCAATCCTCCCGGCTTCTCGCTCTCCGACTGGCTGCGCGCCCGGCGTCGCTGACCGCGCCGGCCACCGACGCGTAAGACATCATCGGCGGCCGGTTGCCGCCAACGGTAGATCAGCGCCGGATCCGGCGCACCACGAGCACGAGCGTCAACACGCCCACCCCCGCCAGCGAGATCATCACCGGCGGCTTCGTCACGAACCGCACCGCGGCGGCCTTGACGTCATCAGCCAGCCGGCTGGGATTGGCGCGCTGGGCGAGGGTGTCGACCGTCGCCGCCAGCTGTTCGCGCGCCTGATCGATGTCCCGCTTGATGTCCTCGGGATCGCGGTCCGCCACGTGCGCCTCCAAGCCGCTGTCGGTTGCTGCTCCCCTCACGGAGCCTGCCGATCTACCCTAAAGCAGCCCGCGCTGGCAGCAGCGCACCGGTCGACAGAAGGGATGCCCGCGCCGTGCCACAGACTCCGCGCCTCGAGGTTGGCGACAAAGCCCCGGCCTTCAGCCTGCCCGACGCCGACGGCAACATCGTGAACCTCTCCGACTACAAGGGCCGCAAGGTCGTGGTGTACTTCTACCCCGCCGCGATGACCCCGGGCTGCACCAAGCAGGCGTGTGATTTCCGGGACAGCCTCGCCGAGCTCAACGAAGCCGGGCTCGACGTCATCGGCATCTCCCCCGACAAGCCCGAGAAGCTGGCCAAGTTCCGCGACCGGGACCAACTGAACTTCCCGCTGCTGTCGGACCCGGACAAGAAGGTGCTCACCGCCTGGGGCGCCTACGGCGAGAAGACGATGTACGGCAAGACCGTGCAGGGCGTCATCCGCTCGACGTTCGTCGTCGACGAGAAGGGCAAGATCGAGGTGGCCCAGTACAACGTGCGCGCCACCGGCCACGTCGCCAAGCTGCGCCGTGACCTGTCCGTGTGACGGTTACAGCGTGAACAGCTGATTCATCCGGGGAACCGTTGCCGGCCATCCGAATTCGCGGTCGATCCGCCTACGCAGCGTGTCCGCGGCCTGCGGTTCGCCGTGGACGACGAACGTACGCCGCGGTGCGGAGGTGAAGCCGGAGGCCCAGCGCATCAGCTCGTCCGCGTCGGCGTGGGCGGACAGCATCCGCAGGTTGACCACCTGCGCGTTGATCGGGATCCACTCCCCGAAGATCTTCAGGAAGCGCTCCCCCTCGGCGATCGACCGGCCGCGGGTGCCGGGCACCTGATAGCCGGTCACCATGATCGTGTTGCGGGGATCCGGCCCGAACGCCCTGAGGTGGTGCAGAACCCGGCCGCCGCTGGCCATTCCGCTGGCCGAGATCACCACCTTCGGGTCGCGGCTGGCCGAGATCTCCATCGACTCCTCGACCTCCCGGGCGTAGGTGGCCATCGCGCGCATGCCCTCGTACACCTGCGGCGCCAACCGGTGGTCGCTCTGGTGGGTGCGCAGCAGATCGCTGGCGTTGATCGCCATCGGGCTGTCCAGGTAGATCGGCACGTCGGCGAGCCTGCCCGCTTCCCGCAGCCGCCACAGGTGGTACAGCAGCGTCTGGGTCCGGCCCACCGCGAACGCCGGGATCACCACGGTGCCACCGCGTTCCACGGTCGCGTTGACGGCCTCGGCGAGGGCGTCAGCCGGGTCGACGCGCTCGTGCAGCCGGTCACCGTAGGTGGATTCGATGACCAGGTAGTCGGCGGCGGGCACCGGTTCGGGATCCAGCATGAGCGGGTCGTCGTAGCGGCCCAGGTCGCCGCTGAACACGATGCGCCTGCCCTGCCAGACCAGCTCGACGGTGGCCGCGCCCAGGATGTGCCCGGCGCGCCGGAACAGCACGGTCGGGCCGCCCTCAGACGAGTCGAAGCCGGGCACATCGACCACGCGCCCGAACGGGCGGGTGGTGAACAGGTCCAGCGCCCGCTCGGCGTCACGGGTGTCATACAGCGGCAGCGCCGGATGGTGCTTGGTGGCGTGGTGCTTGTTGAGGAACGCCGCGTCGCGCTC from Mycolicibacterium phlei harbors:
- a CDS encoding MFS transporter, with the protein product MSNSPPSVRIGGRRQITAWALWDFGATGLNAMVVTFVFSVYLTSAVGDDLPGSASPASWLGWALGIAGVVVAVLAPVTGVWVDAPWRRRRVLAVLTVAAVALTAAMSLIRDDYHYLVPGLVLLAAAVACNELATVPYNAMLRQLSTPQTSGQISGMGLGLGYLGSVALLLIAYFGFIAGDGDTRGLLGLPAADGQNVRAAMLLTAAWFAVFALPVLFAVPSAPRDAEPRAATGVLGAFFGGYRVLWTEIVSEWRRDHNVVYYLIASAIFRDGLTGIFAFGAVLGVNVYGISGADVLLFGVCASTVAALGALLGGLLDDRFGPKPVIVASLTALIATALTLMALDGPLAFWVCGLTLCLFIGPTLSAARTLMLRMSAEGKEGVAFGLYTTTGRAVSYVAPMLFSLFIAMFGTDRAGMGGLVAVLAAGLVAMLLVRVPARR
- the cmrA gene encoding mycolate reductase (Catalyzes the final step in mycolic acid biosynthesis.); translated protein: MPVPAPSADARAVVTGASQNIGEALAVELAARGHHLIITARREDVLRKLADRLTAQYGVTVEVRPVDLTDPAARAAFCEELSTRNISILCANAGTATFGPITKLDPAGEKAQVQLNVLGVHDLVLAVLPGMVERKAGGILISGSAAGNSPIPNNATYAASKAFANTFSESLRGELKKDGVHVTLLAPGPVRETLPSEEEQSLVERLIPDFLWISTQYTAKQSLDALERNKMRIVPGVTSKAMSVASGYAPRAIVTPIVGAIYKKLGGG
- a CDS encoding helicase HerA-like domain-containing protein, which gives rise to MTSEPTATPAQQIAAGYAVSGAALELGTVVVDGVCDPTARVRIPLRTVNRHGLIAGATGTGKTKSLQVLAEQLSAAGVPVVMADIKGDLSGLSRPGEANANTEARARDTGDDWTPTGYPVEFLSLGTEGIGVPVRATISSFGPILLSKVLGLNQTQESTLGLIFHWADQKGLPLLDLKDLREVIKYLTSDEGKPELKSLGAVSPTTAGVILRALVNLEAEGGDTFFGEPELETEDLLRVDEQGRGIITLVELGNQGLRPVLFSTFLMWVLADLFTSLPEVGDLDKPKLVFFFDEAHLLFNDASKAFLEQVEQTVKLIRSKGVGVFFCTQLPTDVPNDVLSQLGARIQHALRAFTPDDEKALTKTVRTYPKTTVYDLKSALTSLGIGEAVVTVLSEKGAPTPVAWTRMRAPRSLMDTIGADAIAAAAKASPLQAEYGQTVDGESAYEMLTARYAEPEPTQAPVPATGDVLPPPLPPVSGQASTSGEVRVRKTVEPSMFEKVVNSPAFKSAMRSAGTVIGREITRSILGTGSRRTRRRR
- the orn gene encoding oligoribonuclease, giving the protein MRDELVWIDCEMTGLDLKSDRLIEIAVLVTDADLNILGDGIDVVIHADEEALSSMIPVVKDMHTRSGLIDEVRASTVTVAEAEEMVLSYIRDHVKQAKTAPLAGNSIATDRGFIARDMPKLDDYLHYRMIDVSSIKELCRRWYPRIYFGQPEKGLAHRALADIHESIRELQYYRRTAFVPQPGPSTSDIAAIAGELGPPNGQTKGADSATEHQSG
- a CDS encoding L,D-transpeptidase encodes the protein MWRVRAVARPRRRAWLLTIVLIPALALSLSACGGNQPAPEPQVIVDKGTPFGDLLVPKLTASVTDGAVGVSVDSPVTVTAEGGVLGAVTMTNEDGRTIQGELSPDGLTWSTAEPLGFNKRYTLTAESLGLGGVTRRQMTFETHSPENLTMPYVVPSEGEVVGVGQPVAVRFDENIPNRLAAQKAIKITTDPPVEGAFYWLNNREVRWRPAEYWKPGTKVTVEVNTYGVDLGDGLFGQDDVSTHFTIGDEVIAIVDDNTKTMTVKRNGEVIKTMPVSMGKNSTPTNRGTYIVGDRFSHMVMDSSTYGVPVNSPNGYRTEVDWATQISYSGIYVHAAPWSVGSQGSANVSHGCINVSTSNGQWFYENTKRGDIVEVLNTVGSTLPGTDGLGDWNIPWEQWKAGNAGV